agTTTACTAGTTCAGCAAAATAGTCCCTGatgttttattttgtcagcTGTTATCGTGTCAGGTGGACAGCTTGGATCTGCATAGAATAATACTCCTATCACGCAATACTcctaaactaaaaaataaccAAGATACTTAAAACAGTATAAACAGCGTCAATTAATTTATAACATGGATGAGAACAAGGATACTGCAGGAAACAAAACCGATGAAGAACTTGAGTGTGAAAAGAAGCTAATCAACCTGTTTAGACATCCGTCACTTAGAGATGATCTAATATCTTTATTCATCGTAAAAATGTTTGAATCTGTAGTGAAAAGGTGAGTTTTATAAAGTAAACACGCtttacaatatcaacttctcaactacacaaaaaaagtaTTATTCGTTTCTCTTTGTACAAGAAAAAATTGTATCAGACCATGGTTTATGTTTCTATGTTATACATGTAGAGTTCTTATGTTTTAAAAATAGCCTACAATGGTTTGTATAATTATTactttcaaattgaatctagtaAACTAATACTAATACgtcaatattttcaatcaggttcaaattattcaaataatctcCTTGTATTCTCATTTTAATTTCACTCCTAGTTGGGAAGGCTATCCTtgtgttgaaaaattgaaagccaACCCACCCAACAAAGGATCAGAAAAAATTAGTACAGAATTCGTGCCATTAAGTGATGCCAAAGTCAACGACGAAAAATGGGAAAAGAATGATTCTGTTACCGAACAATCAACAAagcaagaaattcttcaaaaatatttggatGTGAAGATGAGTTCATTAGTTGAACAAGAACTGAGGAATAGACACTTCTCAGTTGAATCGATGATTCCAGAGCTGTAAGATTTCCAGTAGCTTATTTTTTGTCAGAGTCaattaattgaaactattttcaaatcaattagaTTAGATTTACCCTGTAAAAGTAGACGGGAGACGGATGTAGTGTTAGATAGCCTACAGTTAtcatataatttaatataaagATGCTTTCCCAAAATAAATGCTTTCcttatgagaaaaataaatttactcGCATCCTAGGAGGGGAGGAGGTCGAAATAGTGGTTTACCGCGAGGCTCATCTCGACCTCCTCGCCTCAAGCGGGCGACCATGAACTTTTGTTACATAGTTATCTGTATCTCAACCTCCTACCTCTACCTCCACTTCCGAGGTAGATGTACCTCGAGATAGAGGTagctatattatattaatcaaACACATTAAGTTAGAGGCTTACCACCACTTATAATCACTTATTATATCAGCTATAGGCCTAATTATGTCCACTGTAGTTCAAGTAGCTCTGATTGCTCAACCGATTGTATTGCCATCTTCACTTGCAATTTTATCTCCTCAATGATTAATCAAGTGCATGCTGCACTTAAGCTATCAGTCCAGCTTCATACTGTAgttttgatattttgtttttatccACTCATATATGCCTAAATTACAATATTGTTGAAGTGtaacataatttataaatatttatgtttaaaAATGTGCTATTCATTTTTCCCAAAACAACTAGAAATTAATGTAGGCTTAACTTCAAAAAATGTAGAACTTGGATCACTGAAGCAAATGGAGATATGAATCAACCAATTGATGACTGGAAAAGGTACAAGGACGATCAAATAGCGAAGATTGAATTTCGCAATGGGAATGTGTACAAAGGTCGAGTGTCCAGGCATGTGATGCACGGCGAGGGAGAGTTTATTTGGCTCGATGGAACTTCATATAAGGTACAGTAGCTTAACATTTTGTATTCTAAGTGCCGTTTGCATAGTGCCAGTTTAAACTCaatttcatcttaaactggattaaatctatatctagtatcatttgttataatgtgattcattttgtgtttaagccaacagctgattgaattcagttcatGCTtccactgtgcaaacggcccttaatttTTTCTagctaaaatataaatttgcaTTAGAGCCTTACATTTATATCATAGAATATGCCTAATAGAAAACATATAATTGCCAAgtttctttttccactgccttctatagtagatagctgtgattcaagtcataTCCCGCTATATctgtaatttattaataattgttgattattgttaactagctggcccggcgaacttcgtaccgccaaatagttaatgcatctcatgacaaactttagctggatgctcacctgaggaggcgcgatgcggcattttgtaTCCTGGTGCTTATttcttattggtttgaatggaagaactcatacacactgaatcgggcatggcgtggaacggtgtgataaggcaatctccataagatcaacattTTGTATCGCCAAGCCTCGCCTCtacaggtgtgcttagccttagctaaATCTGATGcattaaatttttatgaaaattatccaactaTCTCagtatatctcaatatggacttcctatgtgcttagttacttgtgcagcagtttgtgtttttagatatagttgaatgcagcttgctgtgAAATttaatggtatatctccttgctgctgattttcccgtgcatattctaaatctACAGCATTTCGAgctctacgacccaagtttggacttCGTTCGTACTGcagcattattattagaattcgaattttgtgaatcagtagaaagaaaatagaaaaacagatctaccgacggctgttggatgacgcaatgattataacagctgatttttatttttgtgcgTGGCCAGCTTACAAATCTTCTTCCATAAGGaatacatgtaaactttgaaggaccgtaggaaagagtcctgaagtcggatcattaatttgataggccataaacctgctcctgaacataacaaacacaactaaaaaaaataataataatcaaattcggtgtacacataaaaaagttattgaatgtcaaaatttgaggctcgatttttatttatataatgaaCAATATTATATCTTTGATATGCTATAttcaccaagaaaatatatctgATTAAATATATACATGATTTAATGATACAATTTTGCAATGGAGATAAAATATTCCAgtagttcattatatttatacataacTTACAAACGATTTGGCGACAGTGCGAGTTTTGAAAAGGATATAGCTATGTTTGTCCAattatagaaaaggatagcaaaccaatgtcaCGCAGGTGCTGATTTTATAAGGCAAATAGCAAATCTCTCCATAGCGttatagttttcaatattttcaatgtacATAGCTTCATATTGTCTTCCATTTACGTTGTTTGTAGAGCATACAGCATTTTTCTCTGCATCAATCTACAGAACAAACAGTTTAACTTGTAGCATTCTTGaagcattttcaaattaaacaaagtaattctattgataaaaatgCTTACCGTACAGTTGAAATAAATGTGTCTATGAGAGATTCAGAAACAATGAATAATGTAGGTACCGTacttaaatttgaaatgaatagtCTACATGGCCAATTTTGATTGCGCAACTTGAATGATAAATCCTAGgcctaatattatttgtatggCTGGCTGAGGTCTGGTGTAGAGTTTCGGTCGtacttttcaacaatttcagGGCATCTAAAATGATCTAACAATTGTTTTCAGGATAGATTTGATTAACGTCAAATTATTTGCTGAATAATTGAGAACGTTCTTGGCTCATCGGTGGCGCTTTTGTATCTTTCCACCTCAGATTTGAtcagtgaaaataaaaatattctttatttggCGGAATTAGGAAtttcaagtcctctctaccacttaacctcaattgACGACTATTCATATTTCTGTTGAATGGTTGATCGTTTCTTGGCATGTTTTATCAGGCTGTGTCATTGTAGGCTACactgaataaaacaagtttaATCGTTTCATGCAAGCAGCCCATATCATAACTGGATGTATTCAATCTGACATAACATTCGATGCAGAGTTGTCATTTTGAATATATCCTGTCATATCGGCTTgcattgaaattttgcacaatttggcaacacggaTATTTTGCTCAAGactcaacttgttttattcagagAATAGTTTAGTTCACGTTTCAATACTTAAATTATGACATAAGAGTCCAATTTTCATCcttaaaagctattagcttctactcacatgtAGTTTCCACTCACTATTAAgagctaatagcttttaatcataaaaatcaAACTGCTATATCGTAATTTAAGTATTGAAAACTAAAAGTGATAATTAAAAAGCAGTTCGtaatgaaaagtttaattgaagaataataGTGGAGTCTTTTAATTTATAAGAGTGTGATTTGTGTGAAAACTGGTTTTGCAGGGTAGTTTCGACACTGGTCACATAACTGGCAATGGAGTGGTGACGTGGCCTACGCAGTCGTGGTACAAAGGTGAATTGGTGAAAGGATATCGACAGGGGAACGGCCTGCTGGTTGTGCCAGGACGGTTGGCATTCGCCGGCAGTTGGGCCAATGGAGTGAGGTATGGACCAGGACTCCTGCTGCAGGACTCAGAGCCGACGCGCGGCTACTGTGACACCACGTGGAGGAGGGATGTGTGCCATGGCCTCGGCACCAGGGTCTATCCTTCGGGCGCCGTTTTCCATGGACATTGGCAAGATGGAAAGCGGCATGGATTTGGAGTCATCAATTGGCCGAATGGAGATGTAagttaattttatattaatatgtaCATGACAAAATCACAGGAATCTTCTCCGATTAACATGGAATAACATGATTGGCGGCTGCATACTTAAAACTACGATCATACTATTGTATGGtatgtaattattgttttcagagtacattttcctttgtgtaaattgtgaaattcgatgatttttttaaaagtcgtcaaaacagctgttctacagataaaatacctcgactatgtgttctacctacctacctcatgcacgtgaaggaggttacaaagtccatttttCAAGGATGATGTGGATCCtctgttagtttcccaggaaggagactcgtGTCAGTTGTTAGAGTCTATAAAtagtgccgtgctaccaatttaacctaaataggttggatagcatttctcatctattaacctaaaggaagttatcggctccaaaatggtagattcttgataaattatgaatggatctattgcttatgaataagaaatccagttttcagagcaaaacaacttataatcttcataagaattttggcaatatacaacacaaatccacaaaacaaaaccttacacacttaaacatctagcatcattacaagctaaaatacttatccatttatatagttgaaaacaatggctataggcttgtagacacacaaatcaaattatacaaacttagaacaccataaaactgttcaaatctcaaattaaaacattataaatttcaattaaacagaaaaatattcagagagcaccaaattagaacaccatagccagccatcattttttagagagaagctaacaagtacagagcaaagccacacctcaaaccagtgacgactagggatgggtattgatacatcgatgtttataaacatcgatgtttcaacatcaaacatcgatttttttaacattgatgtttactgttcgatgtttttcacttatcgatggttttacctagacatcggtcatccgatgtttttcccaactaaaaagtaaaaacaattctatttttttaatttgatacaagtttttttttatattttttttttgtttgaagtggattatcttgagagcaataagcgatagtaacagaattacaatcattatctctatcatatttagtgtagtattctgtttagtgttttttgtgaatatagattactcttgtgaaagatctcgcataagttttgatttcctgaagattgctatttttatttttcaatcaggctctctgtatttttatgtgagactgttggatactcttgaagatttacattacttctgtggcccgtgtcaaggttagatagttagttatttagaattgaataagaggtcggattcttcgtttcttaggaagaaagagtttattcttactacaattatttcctcaacatgtgtttaacactaattaatctagctctgaaaaagaggtcctcgtattgtaaggagtgcagatatccatataaaacaacttaatccattttcatttcctgaaatgtctatcaggtattgaatgaatacaatatgagtatcaatgattgctagggtgaaatttcaagaccgaatcctcaaggatatcccgagaggtttcagactaaaccatgaagatgacaaatcttgtgaactagagttgatgtatctttctagtcacaacctgacttcaattattcgaaagactgttacttgaataccacaagtccaaaattgctgtgattccagttagtaactgttgaaagattggaacaatagctccagataaaattgtagtcactttagaagctctttttgtgctctacaatctgaaatcaggtatagcgatctatctcatattccaggtacacctgacaacaatgttccttgtattgtgaaaaacacccaattttcagcttcaagcatcatcacaaactacattgtcctcacattgatatttcgcacaacgacataagttcttgagattatgttctatgagaatcacccgtaagatacacttcatttcagtatttcctagtggagaggcgcgcttaaggacacctcaaggatcaaaatttcaaacacataactttcgacacaatgctcagatttcatcgcactacacttcatccttctcagttcgtcacggcggttcaaaatcatgcataataagtcaaattcggtcgaaaaatggaaaatttattgttgagtgtacttaagcccatattccaatatacagaaaatgaccaatttctatattcaaagttgcatgtcttgtgaaatactactgataaaatttcaaaatctagtgagaatgtgaaaattgtccccctctatccactccaataaataatactatcgattccaaaacaatttggaagttaagattttaataatggcgatttcagtttttacatttttttcgtaattttactgttgatcaagagtttctaaaacgagtctgatacatcatagacacttacgattgattacaaattgtagataaattcatcctctacgagctcagttgcctaaaatccatcttgaatcacttttcgctatcatagaactgccaaaaccgttaatatgagaaaaatatctacaatttccggatttttttcaacaatcaaatctcactttacgaacatattttttcatgaattgtttacagcagatgaaaaagaaaattatattgtacatttttagatcatgtaataatttttataataaggggttaccgagatacatagctttgaatatagaaattggccatttcttatatattgaatatgaataagtagtacctacactcaacaataaattttctattttttgaccgaatttgactgttgatgcatgattttgaaccgccttggcgagccgagaagaatgaagtgtagtacaatgaaatctgagcattgtgtcaaaagtaaattataagtgtttgaaattttgatccttgaggtgtccttaagcgtgcctctactagaaaatactgaaattaagtgcatctaatgggtgattcttacccatgaacttatgtcattgtgcgaaatatcaatgtgaggacaaagtagatggtgatgatggttgaagctgaaattCAGGTGTTTTCCActatacaaggagcattgttgtcaggtgtacctggaaatctatatggcatagagcgctctacctgatctcagattgtatagcacaaaaatacgcctagagggattttggaatatacatctaaattgtaacaatcggaagatattgttgattaaaaactaaaattcatcaaaattgattttttcttcaaattttactcatttttgaaaaattataacaaagtactctttggagatagagagctccaagtgatctaatttttttcagaattatataatctgggagagatttggcagaaatagctgaaaactggaaaaagagccgaaaatatgaggtttttgggctatcttgtatctagcacaaggaaatcttgcatgaagaaattggttctggacttctcttatgtacccaaataatatattaaaaaatcagaactacaatataaattgcaagcacacccccttttttatgtctatattgactggactaatagtatcatccataaaaacgtagggcgataaacAATGTTTAGAAACatcaatgttcaaaaacatcaatgtttactgttcgatgtttttcacttatcaatgttaggatgaaaaaaacatcgatgttttgaacatcgatgttttgtctttcaatACCCATCCCTAGTGACGACGTTATGAACACGTcattgatattaaattccaaaaaattataaattacaagtttagaatttacattttacatttgttctcaataaaactttatttcgaaactgttattttaaatttatatatcctctatatttataatgatctgttaattctgttaactctgtttcggtgataccatggaatgtgcaacacaattatgataaattctcagttaaaagttgtccgcatatcgattactctgatatttactatcaagttttatagatctcgaattgaagattcgatttgaatcgagaaaaaatgtaatattacaaatacccccctcttgacataaaaaattttactgtttgagaattcaaagaaaaaaaaattacattgaaacaaatggaaattgttgaaattaaattcgagaacagtaacaattttttctataaaaacattacatgtcaactataattgaaaattatcataaaaattcatcaatagcatttgttatatatttctaaacaatatttcaaaatatagaatatcaaaattacttttgctttagctttataatttaaggaACATATCTCAAtggaaagtttaatatatataaagaatagtttttgaaattgcatataaatttaattcaattttttattgcatgaaaatttagtatgttgaaaaaaaatttgtttttaaatgaattgatgaattgttacatttaattttcacataaaatttcaataaatcaaaaaatgttcatttctttcactattgatgcggttgattttatcaatgcaaattttggaaaatagtcagttaaggcactcagtatgaatttcagttaagtgtgac
The sequence above is drawn from the Nilaparvata lugens isolate BPH chromosome 2, ASM1435652v1, whole genome shotgun sequence genome and encodes:
- the LOC111051013 gene encoding uncharacterized protein LOC111051013 isoform X5; amino-acid sequence: MDENKDTAGNKTDEELECEKKLINLFRHPSLRDDLISLFIVKMFESVVKSWEGYPCVEKLKANPPNKGSEKISTEFVPLSDAKVNDEKWEKNDSVTEQSTKQEILQKYLDVKMSSLVEQELRNRHFSVESMIPELTWITEANGDMNQPIDDWKRYKDDQIAKIEFRNGNVYKGRVSRHVMHGEGEFIWLDGTSYKGSFDTGHITGNGVVTWPTQSWYKGELVKGYRQGNGLLVVPGRLAFAGSWANGVRYGPGLLLQDSEPTRGYCDTTWRRDVCHGLGTRVYPSGAVFHGHWQDGKRHGFGVINWPNGDMYRGDWKNDRMHGLGEFTWSLGAATSHKSSISFQNRYYGTWVDGSRHENNHFALLKDHRNPFERLSFFQFLHYLIEISWHLYGKYGERQLKTPGALASALEKFIVADLKQSIGNNSGSVFKDSRNLCFMREIFGLYQSLQSDLTARQLLNAILNWKNNSYLKNVQEMSHDIIKQFDGRDTYAKIKICANQSLENLKKVKSEPAKIMYLAYLDYVNPRIAMKCILQICPRVKTSDRFYNMDYKMTFLELYEILLLCAVECFEFKKKQERRKQAIEIKLSQKPKEERRTSLKKTRVSRDNSAKALKISKKP